One Carassius auratus strain Wakin chromosome 3, ASM336829v1, whole genome shotgun sequence genomic region harbors:
- the LOC113048217 gene encoding interferon a3-like isoform X2, translating into MVNADSLTLIEKMGGHPGTVKVRFPGHLYNLIGDAKVEDQVRFLVLNLDQIINLMDAKEHMNPEQWKLVEYFLKDLHRQSSELKECVAQYQKPSHMESYEKKITRHFRTLKKSLKKKKYSSHAWEQIRRAVKTHLQRMEIIANNANKSLARV; encoded by the exons ATGGTGAACGCCGATTCTCTGACACTGATTGAGAAAATG GGTGGACATCCAGGGACTGTTAAGGTGCGATTTCCAGGACACCTGTACAACTTGATTGGAGATGCTAAG GTGGAGGACCAGGTGAGGTTTCTTGTCTTGAACTTAGATCAGATCATCAACCTCATGGATGCCAAAGAACACATGAATCCAGAGCAATGGAAACTAGTGGAATATTTCCTAAAAGACCTGCACAGGCAGTCATCTGAGCTCAAAGAATGT GTGGCCCAATACCAAAAGCCGTCACATATGGAGTCATATGAGAAAAAGATAACAAGGCACTTCAGGACTTTAAAGAAGagtttaaagaaaaaa AAATATAGTTCTCACGCATGGGAGCAGATCCGGAGAGCAGTGAAAACCCACCTTCAGAGGATGGAGATCATCGCAAACAACGCAAACAAGTCCCTGGCAAGAGTTTAA
- the LOC113048217 gene encoding interferon a3-like isoform X1: protein MKQTQMWTYICVIFVTLLSQCSACRWLGRYRMVNADSLTLIEKMGGHPGTVKVRFPGHLYNLIGDAKVEDQVRFLVLNLDQIINLMDAKEHMNPEQWKLVEYFLKDLHRQSSELKECVAQYQKPSHMESYEKKITRHFRTLKKSLKKKKYSSHAWEQIRRAVKTHLQRMEIIANNANKSLARV, encoded by the exons ATGAAACAAACTCAAATGTGGACATATATTTGTGTGATATTTGTAACTCTGCTGAGTCAATGCTCCGCTTGCAGATGGCTCGGCAGATACAGGATGGTGAACGCCGATTCTCTGACACTGATTGAGAAAATG GGTGGACATCCAGGGACTGTTAAGGTGCGATTTCCAGGACACCTGTACAACTTGATTGGAGATGCTAAG GTGGAGGACCAGGTGAGGTTTCTTGTCTTGAACTTAGATCAGATCATCAACCTCATGGATGCCAAAGAACACATGAATCCAGAGCAATGGAAACTAGTGGAATATTTCCTAAAAGACCTGCACAGGCAGTCATCTGAGCTCAAAGAATGT GTGGCCCAATACCAAAAGCCGTCACATATGGAGTCATATGAGAAAAAGATAACAAGGCACTTCAGGACTTTAAAGAAGagtttaaagaaaaaa AAATATAGTTCTCACGCATGGGAGCAGATCCGGAGAGCAGTGAAAACCCACCTTCAGAGGATGGAGATCATCGCAAACAACGCAAACAAGTCCCTGGCAAGAGTTTAA